A stretch of Psychrilyobacter piezotolerans DNA encodes these proteins:
- a CDS encoding glycosyltransferase family 2 protein codes for MKVSIVVPIYNAEKYLEKCIESIINQSFKDFELILVNDGSTDKSLNVCNKYKNRDSRIRVIDKENEGSILTRRRGVNLAEGKYLMFSDADDYVEKESLKKMVDEAEKHDLDIVIGNNCQFLDRFSIIKRNYIYFKENKIIVGDKIRTDIASAYLHGDPFPASLFGKLYKSELIKKSGKYLKNIEFFGDDLYLNLEVFLKAKKIKIITDNVYNYRYGGNTSRYMSYMFSDVVNGYKIQKEVIEEFYQDSREKRYGGISILLLKFLKACIENCFAGKLPKREIESSILKYLSDENIIEASKNKDSIKCFTKEFIGAIKDKDIGYFYEKINGEYKKKFLFRKLKYIVSKL; via the coding sequence ATGAAAGTAAGTATAGTAGTTCCAATTTATAATGCAGAAAAATATTTGGAAAAATGTATTGAATCAATTATAAATCAAAGTTTTAAGGATTTTGAACTTATTTTAGTTAATGACGGCTCTACAGATAAGAGTTTAAATGTATGTAATAAATATAAGAATAGAGACAGTAGAATAAGGGTGATTGATAAGGAAAATGAGGGATCAATATTAACTAGAAGGAGAGGAGTAAATTTAGCCGAAGGGAAATATCTGATGTTTTCTGATGCTGATGACTATGTTGAAAAAGAAAGTCTAAAAAAAATGGTAGATGAAGCCGAAAAACATGATTTAGATATAGTAATAGGAAATAACTGTCAATTCCTAGATAGATTTTCAATTATAAAGAGAAATTATATTTATTTTAAAGAAAATAAAATTATAGTTGGAGATAAAATAAGAACAGATATTGCATCGGCATACTTGCATGGGGATCCTTTTCCTGCAAGTTTATTTGGAAAGTTGTATAAAAGTGAATTGATAAAAAAATCGGGGAAATATCTCAAAAATATCGAGTTTTTCGGGGATGATTTGTACTTGAACCTAGAAGTATTTTTAAAAGCTAAGAAAATAAAGATCATAACCGATAATGTTTATAACTATAGATATGGCGGAAATACAAGTAGATATATGAGCTATATGTTTAGTGATGTGGTTAATGGATATAAGATACAAAAAGAAGTGATCGAAGAGTTTTACCAAGATAGTAGAGAGAAAAGATATGGAGGGATTAGTATATTGCTTTTAAAGTTCTTAAAAGCCTGTATAGAGAATTGTTTTGCAGGCAAATTACCTAAAAGAGAAATAGAAAGCTCAATTTTGAAATATTTAAGCGATGAAAATATTATAGAAGCAAGTAAAAATAAAGATTCAATTAAATGTTTTACCAAGGAATTCATAGGAGCCATTAAAGATAAAGATATTGGTTATTTTTATGAAAAAATTAATGGCGAATATAAAAAGAAATTTTTATTTAGAAAACTTAAGTATATTGTTTCAAAGCTATAA
- a CDS encoding glycosyltransferase family 4 protein, with product MKKVLVVATLQKTIKGFLIPHIKKLEENGYEVWIATNCSECLEIEELKDNNWINIEFSRNPFSIYSLQALKQIKRLLSEEKFEFIHFHTPVAAFIGRVAARFLKLKNITYTVHGFHFYDGAPLLNWLLYYPLEYIAMRWTDKIITINQEDFERAQKMAGSRTKVYKIDGVGLDLEKYSKGNREKVRKEFELSEKDFIITTIGELNKNKNQIQLIKAIEVLEPKFKALIVGVGNKEKELKSYVKNKKLKKRVLFLGFRKDINDIIATSDVLVSMSYREGLPRNIMEGLAQGKPFVVTNIRGNRDIIIDNKNGYLVEVDDYGKTSEMIKKLGVGGNYRRIEKNNLKYAEKYSIKKILQNMEGIYNEGSISKS from the coding sequence ATGAAAAAGGTTCTCGTTGTGGCAACACTCCAAAAAACCATTAAAGGTTTTTTAATTCCACATATAAAAAAATTGGAAGAAAATGGTTATGAAGTTTGGATAGCAACAAACTGTTCAGAATGTTTAGAGATAGAGGAGCTGAAAGATAATAATTGGATAAATATTGAATTTAGTAGAAACCCTTTTTCTATCTATTCCTTACAAGCACTAAAACAGATAAAAAGATTGCTCTCGGAAGAAAAATTTGAATTCATACATTTCCATACACCGGTAGCAGCTTTTATAGGAAGAGTGGCAGCTAGATTTTTAAAGTTAAAAAATATTACATATACAGTTCATGGATTTCACTTTTATGATGGAGCACCTCTGCTCAATTGGTTGTTATATTATCCGTTAGAGTATATAGCTATGAGATGGACAGACAAAATAATAACTATAAATCAGGAAGACTTTGAAAGAGCACAGAAAATGGCTGGTAGCAGAACCAAAGTATATAAAATAGATGGTGTGGGATTAGATCTAGAAAAATATTCTAAAGGCAATAGAGAAAAGGTAAGAAAAGAATTTGAATTATCAGAAAAAGACTTTATTATTACTACAATAGGAGAGCTTAATAAAAATAAAAATCAAATTCAGCTAATAAAAGCTATTGAAGTGTTAGAGCCTAAATTTAAAGCTTTGATAGTTGGAGTTGGAAACAAGGAAAAAGAATTAAAAAGTTATGTAAAAAATAAAAAGTTAAAAAAAAGAGTATTATTTTTAGGGTTTAGAAAAGATATAAATGATATTATAGCAACTAGTGATGTGTTAGTTTCTATGTCCTATAGGGAAGGACTTCCGAGGAATATAATGGAGGGGTTGGCTCAAGGTAAACCTTTTGTTGTGACTAATATAAGAGGAAATAGAGATATTATAATAGATAATAAAAATGGTTATTTAGTAGAGGTTGATGATTATGGCAAAACAAGTGAAATGATAAAAAAATTGGGAGTGGGAGGAAACTATAGAAGAATAGAAAAGAATAATTTAAAGTATGCAGAAAAATATTCTATAAAAAAAATATTGCAAAATATGGAAGGTATTTATAATGAAGGTAGCATTAGTAAATCATAA
- a CDS encoding glycosyltransferase — MKVALVNHNLGSGGVEKLIYDMAVEMKNNNIDVDIVLLTSVNGVYDDFLKGKGINIIHLSNKWDIYSPKNIFRLVKVLKKYDVVHTHIYSAQLWTAFASYLLPKEIKYITTEHSTTNRRRGNKIFRIIDRWMYSRYDKVVSITSEVKKELENWIGKNKNTDIVIENGIKLNDYITAKPNKREEFNLEVGDKILIMISRFSPPKDHATLIDAMAHLDPEYKLLLVGEGELKEQCINQVKNLKIEDRVLFLGYRRDVPNLLKMCDGAILSSFYEGLPISALEIMASGIPFIASDVPGLTDLVKNCGILFKQGKTLELKGKIKEVMENKKIKEEVVARGTEKSERYSIENKVKEYLTLYKN; from the coding sequence ATGAAGGTAGCATTAGTAAATCATAATTTAGGATCAGGCGGAGTGGAAAAATTAATATATGATATGGCTGTTGAAATGAAAAATAATAATATCGATGTAGACATAGTTCTTTTAACCAGCGTAAATGGAGTATACGATGATTTTTTGAAGGGAAAAGGAATTAATATAATACATCTAAGTAATAAATGGGATATATATAGTCCTAAAAATATTTTTAGATTGGTTAAAGTATTAAAAAAATATGATGTAGTTCATACACATATTTACTCAGCACAATTATGGACAGCTTTTGCCAGTTATTTATTACCTAAAGAGATTAAGTATATTACTACAGAACATAGTACGACAAATAGAAGAAGAGGTAATAAGATATTTAGAATTATAGATAGGTGGATGTATTCTAGATATGATAAGGTTGTCTCCATTACCTCTGAGGTGAAAAAAGAGTTAGAAAACTGGATTGGGAAAAATAAAAACACAGACATTGTAATAGAAAACGGAATTAAATTAAATGATTATATTACTGCAAAGCCAAATAAAAGGGAAGAATTTAATCTAGAAGTAGGGGATAAAATACTGATAATGATATCTAGATTTTCTCCACCAAAAGATCATGCTACACTAATAGATGCAATGGCGCATTTAGATCCTGAATATAAGTTACTTTTAGTGGGGGAAGGAGAATTAAAGGAACAATGTATAAATCAAGTAAAGAATCTAAAAATAGAAGATAGGGTTTTATTTTTAGGGTACAGAAGAGATGTTCCTAATTTGTTAAAGATGTGTGACGGAGCTATTTTATCCTCATTTTATGAGGGATTACCAATATCGGCTCTTGAAATAATGGCCAGTGGGATCCCGTTTATAGCTAGTGATGTTCCAGGATTAACAGATTTAGTTAAGAACTGTGGGATTTTATTTAAACAAGGTAAAACCCTCGAATTAAAGGGGAAAATAAAAGAAGTAATGGAAAATAAAAAAATAAAAGAGGAGGTAGTTGCTAGAGGTACTGAAAAATCAGAAAGATATTCTATTGAAAATAAAGTAAAAGAATATTTAACTCTATACAAAAATTAA
- a CDS encoding aminotransferase class I/II-fold pyridoxal phosphate-dependent enzyme, with product MGGKTLNQREVNMKEIKGFWEGKQSDISLSVPNLSEDALENIRECIGTGWLVRGRFVTEFEEMLARYTNLEKVVTVQSGTAGLHEAYRLLGIEDGDEFIVPNVTFISTVNAAVYLKAHPIFMDCDNSLNMDLDKLEEFLKIECEEREEGIYNKKSGRRIKVIAVVHLFGNLIDMERVMEIAERYGLKVLEDAAQAMGSFYTAGEYKGRHAGTVGDLGVISFNANKIITAAGGGVILSKDLDLLQEARFLAAVAKTPSPYISHDEVGYNYGLTNVQGAFGVSQMKKLEEFVEVKIKNYNLYKTMIEDIEGIELLSVNKGTRSNHWFYAIVIDKEKYGISRNELFEKLTEAGIQTCPLWGLMSEQKPFKDYQSYKIEKSKYYVENTLNIPCSTNLKEKEVVKVVEKLREFSK from the coding sequence ATGGGAGGAAAAACATTGAATCAGAGGGAGGTAAATATGAAGGAAATTAAAGGATTCTGGGAAGGGAAACAATCAGATATATCCCTGTCTGTTCCCAATTTATCAGAGGATGCTCTTGAAAATATAAGGGAGTGTATAGGGACAGGGTGGTTAGTTAGAGGGAGATTTGTGACGGAATTTGAGGAGATGCTTGCCAGATATACCAATTTAGAAAAGGTAGTCACTGTACAGAGTGGAACAGCTGGTTTACATGAGGCCTATAGATTGCTCGGCATAGAGGATGGAGATGAGTTTATAGTTCCCAATGTTACTTTTATATCTACTGTAAATGCAGCAGTATATTTAAAGGCTCATCCAATATTTATGGATTGTGACAATAGTCTGAATATGGATCTGGATAAGTTGGAAGAATTTTTGAAAATAGAATGCGAAGAAAGGGAGGAGGGCATCTACAACAAAAAAAGCGGGAGAAGAATAAAGGTCATAGCCGTTGTACACCTCTTTGGCAATCTCATCGATATGGAAAGGGTAATGGAAATAGCTGAAAGATATGGATTGAAGGTTCTTGAAGATGCAGCCCAAGCCATGGGAAGCTTTTATACAGCAGGGGAATACAAGGGAAGGCATGCAGGAACCGTGGGTGATCTGGGAGTTATTTCCTTTAATGCCAATAAGATAATAACAGCAGCAGGAGGAGGAGTTATTCTTTCGAAAGATTTAGATCTTTTGCAGGAAGCAAGGTTTCTTGCAGCAGTGGCAAAAACACCATCTCCTTATATCTCTCATGATGAGGTGGGGTATAACTATGGCCTTACCAATGTTCAGGGAGCTTTTGGTGTAAGTCAGATGAAAAAATTAGAGGAGTTTGTAGAGGTGAAAATAAAAAATTATAACCTTTATAAAACTATGATTGAAGATATAGAAGGTATTGAGCTTCTTTCCGTTAATAAGGGGACCCGCTCCAATCATTGGTTCTATGCGATAGTTATAGATAAGGAAAAGTATGGAATCAGCAGGAATGAGCTTTTTGAAAAACTTACTGAAGCTGGAATCCAGACCTGTCCTCTCTGGGGACTTATGTCTGAACAGAAACCATTTAAAGATTATCAGAGTTATAAGATAGAAAAATCAAAATATTATGTAGAAAATACCCTCAACATACCTTGCAGCACAAACCTTAAAGAAAAGGAAGTGGTGAAGGTGGTTGAAAAACTGAGGGAGTTTTCCAAATAA
- a CDS encoding EpsG family protein produces the protein MEIFYITLFFSTLISYAGRVNGKRNELNRYFKEPNIIFFYITTSILILVSGLRWNIGDTYFYKHSYRLAGLGYDVGYEYAFNRLIIILNKISSDPQLLLLVTALITNLFILGAIKKYSTYFELSVYMYITSGYYLVTMNGIRQTLAASIFFYFGIKYIIEKKFIKYLILLGILSLFHSTVPFLLICYFFGQEKPWSKKMGLFIVGSLFGAVFYNMLIGVGAAVIGEYSIYLTNFNEGGAHILRIIISAVPVALAFYKREVLAKKWKFSNVFINISLLNFVFMIFSLHNWIFVRFSMYLSLVNLVLLPYIIKNCFKGNDRKILYIGCVVAYFVYFFYDQAITMGIHYRSVILGIY, from the coding sequence ATGGAAATATTTTATATAACCTTATTCTTTTCTACATTAATATCCTATGCAGGAAGAGTTAATGGAAAAAGGAATGAACTAAATCGTTATTTTAAAGAACCAAATATAATATTTTTTTATATAACAACTAGTATTTTAATTTTAGTCTCAGGACTAAGGTGGAATATAGGAGACACATATTTTTATAAACATAGTTATAGATTAGCAGGACTGGGCTATGATGTAGGATATGAATATGCCTTTAATAGATTAATAATAATATTGAATAAAATATCATCAGATCCACAGCTTTTGTTGTTGGTAACAGCATTAATAACTAATTTATTTATATTGGGGGCTATAAAAAAATATTCCACATATTTTGAACTTTCAGTATATATGTATATAACATCTGGATATTATTTAGTAACTATGAATGGGATAAGACAGACATTAGCGGCTTCTATCTTCTTTTATTTTGGGATCAAATACATAATAGAAAAGAAATTCATAAAATACCTTATTCTTCTGGGTATATTGTCGCTATTCCATTCAACAGTCCCCTTCCTGTTGATTTGTTATTTCTTTGGCCAGGAAAAGCCGTGGAGTAAGAAGATGGGATTATTTATTGTTGGTTCGTTGTTTGGAGCGGTATTTTATAATATGCTAATAGGTGTAGGAGCAGCAGTAATCGGTGAATATTCCATTTATTTAACCAATTTTAATGAGGGGGGAGCTCATATATTAAGAATAATAATCTCAGCAGTACCGGTAGCTTTAGCATTCTATAAAAGAGAAGTATTGGCAAAGAAGTGGAAGTTTTCCAATGTGTTTATAAATATATCATTATTAAATTTTGTATTTATGATTTTTTCACTCCATAACTGGATCTTTGTGAGATTTAGTATGTACTTAAGTCTTGTAAATTTAGTACTACTGCCGTATATAATTAAAAATTGTTTTAAGGGGAACGATAGAAAGATACTTTATATAGGGTGTGTTGTTGCTTATTTTGTATACTTTTTCTACGATCAAGCAATAACAATGGGAATTCATTATAGGAGTGTAATACTAGGAATATATTAG
- a CDS encoding glycosyltransferase family 2 protein, producing the protein MKLTIFTPTYNRAYTLYKCYESLKRQSEKNFKWLIIDDGSSDGTEKMVEKWKGEKNDFDILYYYQKNQGMHGAHNTAYSLIDTELNVCIDSDDYMTDDAVEKILKFWQTNKDKKICGFAALNAKENGELIGTRFPKDLKTSKSFELYSKHGVRGDKKFIYRTEITKLYPYPLFKGEKYVGLDYKYKKYDLDYELALMNEVVCIVEYLEDGSSKNMLNQYLKNPKGFSFYRKENMKYPNTGLLYKYKECIHYVASSIICKNKSFLKESPLKILTFLALPAGYIFFLYILKNAGEDNKGAFLWKYFI; encoded by the coding sequence TTGAAGTTAACAATTTTTACTCCAACATATAATAGAGCATATACTTTATATAAATGTTATGAAAGCTTAAAAAGACAAAGTGAAAAAAATTTTAAATGGTTAATAATAGATGATGGATCAAGTGATGGGACAGAAAAAATGGTTGAAAAATGGAAGGGTGAAAAAAATGATTTTGATATATTATATTATTATCAAAAGAATCAAGGCATGCACGGGGCACACAATACAGCCTATAGTTTGATAGATACTGAATTAAATGTATGTATTGATTCAGATGACTATATGACGGACGATGCGGTGGAAAAAATATTAAAATTTTGGCAAACAAATAAAGATAAAAAAATCTGTGGTTTCGCAGCATTAAATGCTAAAGAAAATGGAGAATTAATAGGAACAAGATTTCCAAAAGATTTAAAAACTAGTAAGTCGTTTGAACTTTATAGTAAGCATGGTGTGAGAGGGGATAAGAAATTTATTTATAGAACAGAAATAACTAAATTATATCCTTATCCTTTGTTTAAAGGAGAGAAATATGTAGGATTGGATTATAAATATAAAAAATATGACTTAGATTACGAACTGGCATTAATGAATGAAGTAGTATGTATAGTAGAGTATTTAGAAGATGGATCATCTAAAAATATGTTAAATCAATATCTAAAAAATCCAAAGGGATTTTCTTTTTATAGAAAAGAAAATATGAAATATCCAAATACCGGACTACTGTATAAATATAAAGAATGTATACACTATGTAGCCAGTAGTATAATATGTAAAAATAAATCTTTTTTGAAAGAAAGTCCGTTAAAAATACTGACATTTTTAGCACTGCCCGCAGGATATATCTTTTTCCTTTATATCTTAAAAAATGCCGGGGAGGATAACAAAGGAGCATTTTTATGGAAATATTTTATATAA
- a CDS encoding sugar transferase, with protein MIKEGRVYRKYFKRLMDIVFALIIFSGFWWVYLIVGVLVRIKLGSPVIFKQDRPGKDGKIFTLYKFRTMLDTADALGKLLPNEKRFTKFGLLLRSTSLDELPQAWNVLRGEMSFVGPRPLFIRYLSRYSKEQGRRHEVKPGITGWAQVKGRNSISWDEKFKMDVEYVNNYSFLMDLKIILLTAKKVFCREGVSPEGQIIVDEFMGNEEKE; from the coding sequence ATGATAAAGGAGGGAAGGGTGTATAGGAAATATTTCAAGAGATTAATGGATATTGTATTTGCTTTAATAATATTTTCCGGATTCTGGTGGGTCTATCTCATAGTGGGGGTACTGGTGAGAATTAAACTGGGATCCCCTGTCATCTTTAAACAGGACAGACCTGGAAAGGATGGCAAAATTTTCACCCTGTATAAGTTTAGGACTATGCTGGATACAGCGGACGCTCTGGGAAAACTTCTTCCAAATGAAAAGAGGTTTACCAAGTTTGGGTTATTGCTCAGGTCCACCAGCTTGGATGAACTGCCCCAGGCGTGGAACGTACTTAGGGGGGAAATGAGCTTTGTAGGGCCAAGGCCATTATTCATAAGGTATTTAAGCAGGTATTCCAAGGAACAGGGAAGAAGGCATGAGGTGAAGCCGGGGATTACCGGGTGGGCCCAGGTAAAGGGAAGAAACAGTATTTCCTGGGATGAAAAATTTAAAATGGACGTGGAGTATGTAAATAACTATAGTTTTCTCATGGACCTGAAGATAATACTCCTCACAGCGAAGAAAGTATTTTGTAGAGAGGGAGTTTCCCCTGAAGGACAGATAATAGTTGATGAATTTATGGGAAATGAGGAAAAAGAGTAA